In a single window of the Papaver somniferum cultivar HN1 chromosome 8, ASM357369v1, whole genome shotgun sequence genome:
- the LOC113301996 gene encoding uncharacterized protein LOC113301996, giving the protein MYTHSSSSSSLHFLVLVLISSLVSLAQPTLADPYERTPTAQPPSKVAAKVFPPQTYSCNDPTTNCFQRNIACPQECPMLKPSSARDKACFIDCNSVSCEAICKNRVPDCTGIGSACYDPRFVGGDGVMFYFHGKTNQTFSLVSDTKFQVNARFIGRRPQGRNRDNTWIQALGFMFNTQTFTLAAKKVAQWDDLVDQLVFTYNNEPLTIEEGHLSTWVASDGQLTVERTSTRNRVLVKLPGITEFYVNVVPVTKEDDRIHNYQIPSDDCFAHLEVQFKFLDLSESVEGVLGQTYRPDFINPVKRGVSMPVMGGEDKFKTSYLLSSDCRRCIFSSENSDDETNSLVLDPTMTVDCTSRTSNGYGVVCRR; this is encoded by the exons ATGTACACTCACAGCAGTAGTAGTTCATCACTTCATTTCCTAGTCCTAGTCCTGATCAGCTCTTTGGTCTCTTTAGCTCAGCCAACTCTTGCTGACCCTTACGAGAGAACACCAACTGCACAACCGCCATCAAAAGTCGCGGCTAAAGTATTTCCACCACAAACTTACAGCTGCAATGACCCAACTACGAACTGTTTCCAGAGAAACATCGCGTGCCCACAAGAATGTCCTATGTTGAAACCATCTAGTGCTAGAGATAAAGCTTGTTTCATCGACTGCAACTCCGTTTCTTGTGAAGCCATATGCAAGA ATCGCGTGCCAGACTGCACAGGAATTGGGTCAGCCTGCTACGATCCAAGGTTTGTTGGAGGAGATGGTGTCATGTTTTACTTCCATGGAAAGACTAACCAAACTTTCAGTTTAGTTTCTGATACCAAGTTTCAAGTCAATGCTCGTTTCATCGGGAGAAGACCACAAGGAAGAAACCGTGATAACACATGGATTCAAGCCCTTGGTTTCATGTTCAATACCCAGACATTCACCTTAGCTGCAAAGAAGGTAGCTCAATGGGATGACCTTGTTGATCAACTTGTTTTCACGTACAATAACGAACCGCTGACCATTGAAGAAGGTCATCTCAGTACATGGGTCGCATCAGACGGTCAACTAACAGTTGAAAGAACATCAACACGCAACCGTGTGTTAGTAAAACTGCCAGGCATTACTGAGTTTTATGTAAATGTAGTCCCTGTCACCAAAGAAGATGATCGCATTCACAATTATCAGATACCATCTGATGACTGTTTTGCTCATTTGGAAGTTCAGTTCAAGTTCTTGGATCTGTCAGAGAGTGTTGAAGGTGTTTTGGGTCAGACTTATCGACCTGACTTCATAAACCCGGTTAAGAGAGGTGTTTCCATGCCGGTAATGGGTGGAGAAGACAAATTCAAGACATCGTATCTCTTATCTTCAGATTGTAGGCGCTGCATTTTCTCGTCCGAGAATTCAGACGACGAAACCAATTCTTTGGTTTTGGATCCAACCATGACTGTAGATTGTACTAGCAGAACGAGCAATGGCTACGGAGTTGTTTGTCGCCGATAA
- the LOC113303487 gene encoding uncharacterized protein LOC113303487 isoform X2 — protein MQEVAGERGGYLHGRGALDSDDLLYLKEQMEAEEDAERMLRRTEKRAFAAFKKAASLADSGPAPVPLPLRVEPKPKSGIRQQDLLKKIVEIRPKRHRVSSPSSANQPAAVSSGQPSTNERIEHKIEKELPPLKPNNEEKAEPKPENPVRSLLGLAYESSDDEED, from the exons ATGCAGGAGGTTGCTGGAGAAAGAGGAGGTTACCTTCACGGGAGAGGCG CTTTGGACAGCGATGACCTGCTCTACCTCAAGGAACagatggaagctgaagaggaTGCTGAACGCATGTTACGTCGAACTGAGAAACGGGCATTTGCTGCATTTAAA AAAGCTGCAAGTTTAGCAGACTCTGGGCCTGCGCCAGTGCCTTTGCCCCTTCGTGTTGAACCGAAGCCGAAAAGTGGGATCAG GCAACAAGATCTCCTCAAAAAGATTGTCGAGATTAGACCTAAGCGACACAGAGTGTCTAGCCCATCTAGTGCAAATCAACCTGCCGCAGTTTCAAGTGGCCAACCTTCTACAAACGAAAGAATCGAGCACAAGATCGAGAAAGAGCTCCCTCCTTTAAAGCCTAATAATGAAGAAAAAGCAGAGCCTAAACCAGAAAATCCTGTCAGGAGCCTATTAGGTTTAGCTTATGAAAGTTCTGATGACGAAGAAGACTGA
- the LOC113303486 gene encoding pectate lyase 1-like, with protein sequence MAYSKGNPSYASCALTVLLLIFLASPIFAMNVIDKCWRTNPNWRRNRQQLGRCSVGFAGKMTNNIGRGATHYRVTDPSDDPLNPRYGTLRYGTSKLRGKVWITFQRNMHIKLQKSLLVGSFTTIDGRGVDVHIAGGGCFLLQRVHDVIIHGLRFHQCRAQTPGLVLGPGSKIVNLGPVDGDAIRMVSSWKIWIDHNTLSQCQDGLIDVTRGSTDITISNNWFRDHNKVMLLGHDDGFTQDRNMRVTVIFNHFGPNCNQRMPRVRFGYAHVANNLYNGWGVYAIGGSMNPSIKSEANLFIAPKGKKEVTWRQDGLGRSQSWNWSSVRDRFINGASFRQTGRRVASPRYNRDQSFPVANVGAVRSLTSSSGALRCTTRSIC encoded by the exons ATGGCCTACTCCAAAGGCAATCCTAGTTATGCATCCTGTGCTCTTACTGTCTTGCTTCTCATTTTCCTAGCAAGCCCAATTTTCGCCATGAACGTGATCGACAAATGTTGGCGAACTAATCCTAATTGGAGGAGAAACCGTCAGCAACTAGGGCGTTGCTCGGTGGGTTTTGCAGGAAAAATGACAAACAATATAGGACGGGGTGCGACTCATTACAGAGTTACCGATCCGAGTGATGACCCGTTAAATCCTAGATATGGGACATTGAGATATGGGACTAGCAAGCTGAGAGGAAAGGTTTGGATCACTTTCCAAAGGAATATGCACATCAAACTCCAGAAGTCACTTCTTGTTGGTAGTTTCACTACCATCGATGGCAGAGGAGTTGATGTTCACATTGCCGGTGGGGGTTGCTTCTTGCTTCAAAGG GTGCATGATGTGATCATCCATGGTCTTCGTTTCCATCAATGTCGCGCCCAAACTCCTGGCCTTGTGTTAGGaccaggttcaaagattgtaaATCTTGGACCTGTTGACGGAGATGCAATCCGGATGGTGAGTTCTTGGAAGATTTGGATCGATCACAACACCCTTTCTCAATGCCAAGATGGTCTAATTGACGTCACACGTGGGTCTACTGACATAACCATCTCAAACAACTGGTTCAGAGACCATAACAAGGTGATGCTTCTAGGTCATGACGATGGGTTTACTCAGGATAGGAACATGAGGGTAACTGTAATCTTCAACCACTTTGGTCCAAATTGCAATCAGCGAATGCCAAG GGTGCGTTTTGGATATGCTCACGTCGCAAACAATCTATATAATGGATGGGGTGTGTATGCAATTGGAGGAAGTATGAATCCAAGTATAAAGAGTGAAGCCAATCTTTTCATCGCACCAAAAGGAAAGAAAGAG GTGACATGGAGGCAGGACGGATTAGGCAGAAGCCAGTCATGGAATTGGAGTTCTGTGAGGGATAGATTCATCAATGGGGCATCTTTCAGGCAGACAGGAAGGCGTGTGGCAAGCCCGCGATACAATCGTGACCAGAGCTTCCCAGTCGCAAATGTTGGAGCAGTAAGGTCATTAACAAGTTCATCAGGTGCCTTACGATGCACTACGAGATCCATATGCTGA